Proteins encoded by one window of Bacillus sp. DTU_2020_1000418_1_SI_GHA_SEK_038:
- the mtnA gene encoding S-methyl-5-thioribose-1-phosphate isomerase — MKVPTSIEWKNGHLIILDQQKLPHQIEYLQLDTIEEIFNAIVTLKVRGAPAIGITAAYGLAIAAQQYETIQLKEFHEHLQKDFRYLASSRPTAVNLFWALERIAAVAEEAKSVNEAKTVILEEAIKIHVEDEETCRQIGEHALSLLKGFTNVMTICNAGSIATAKYGTALAPFHLGIEREKQFHVYACETRPVFQGSRLTVWELQQSGVDVTLITDSMAAHTIYSKGIEAIIVGADRIAANGDTANKIGTLGLAILAKHFNIPFYVAAPASTFDLSISSGMEIPIEERKAEEITHIGGIPVAPLNTNVFNPAFDVTPAEYITAIITEKGIIYPNFNENIKSLLGELVREGEK, encoded by the coding sequence ATGAAGGTTCCAACATCAATTGAATGGAAAAATGGACATCTGATTATTCTTGATCAGCAAAAGCTCCCTCATCAAATTGAGTATCTTCAGCTTGATACGATTGAGGAGATATTCAATGCTATTGTCACATTAAAAGTCCGTGGAGCGCCTGCAATTGGGATAACTGCTGCATATGGACTTGCGATCGCGGCGCAGCAATATGAAACGATACAATTAAAGGAATTCCACGAACATCTTCAAAAGGATTTTCGTTATCTAGCAAGTTCCAGGCCAACAGCAGTCAATTTATTCTGGGCGCTTGAAAGAATTGCAGCAGTGGCGGAGGAAGCGAAAAGCGTTAATGAAGCAAAAACGGTCATTCTTGAAGAAGCCATAAAGATCCATGTAGAAGATGAAGAAACGTGCAGACAAATTGGCGAGCATGCCCTGTCACTGCTAAAAGGATTTACAAATGTGATGACAATATGCAATGCAGGGTCCATTGCTACGGCTAAATACGGGACAGCACTTGCGCCTTTCCATCTTGGCATTGAACGAGAAAAACAGTTTCATGTGTATGCATGTGAAACGCGTCCAGTATTCCAAGGCTCAAGGCTTACCGTTTGGGAGCTGCAGCAATCAGGTGTCGATGTCACTTTGATCACGGACAGCATGGCCGCCCATACGATTTACTCAAAGGGAATAGAAGCAATTATTGTCGGGGCTGACCGAATTGCTGCTAATGGGGACACGGCAAATAAAATTGGTACCCTGGGCTTGGCGATTTTAGCTAAACATTTCAATATCCCATTTTATGTAGCAGCTCCAGCCTCAACCTTTGATCTTTCAATTTCGAGTGGAATGGAGATTCCAATTGAAGAGCGAAAAGCGGAGGAAATTACACATATTGGCGGAATCCCAGTAGCGCCACTTAATACAAATGTTTTTAACCCGGCATTTGACGTCACTCCGGCGGAATATATTACGGCCATCATTACGGAAAAAGGGATTATCTATCCAAACTTCAATGAAAATATCAAAAGCCTTTTAGGCGAGCTAGTTAGAGAGGGAGAAAAATAA